The genomic DNA CTCCCGGTTtctggaccccacgaatatagtaaaacaagagcaatcacacactctctcacacactctctctctctctcacacacacacacacacacacacacacacacacacacaccttgtcaTCTCCTCCTCGGAGCTGCCCGCGGATCTCGGTTGTGGCCCCCGCGGCTCTGCTCGGCCGTGCCCGCCCTCCGCGCGCTTGCTCCGGCGAGGCTGTCTCCTCCGCTCCGCTGGTTCGGTCTGCATAGCTCCGCTGCCGGGAGACTTCAATAACCCTGACGAtgtatttttaaatgcatttacatGCATTATTACGGCCATACGACATATTGTCTTAgctatattgtgtgtgtgatgttttggTACCAAGGGAGGCCGGTTGCTTGGCTGCTGATGTTGCCTTGCCAGCAGACGCACTCAATCCTTCATGTGAAGCGAATCTCAATCTACAAATCTATATATTAAATACGCACCCAAATATCATCCCAATTACACACATTTTACACGAAGATGTACGACTGTTTACGAATCAATTGGATCAACTTTACAAATCGGCACctgtaaaaatacaaatgatTTCAGGGCGGTGGGCGGCATTTAGTTACAGTCAACGACGACTTACAGCTGAGATTTTATACATGTTAAGTGCTGTTTTGGTGAATCTACTGTAAGCCGAATTTTGAAAAAGGCCGCAACGATGCGGTGAacgttttaaatatttaaatgcagTGTGTACAACGTTGTCAGTTAACAAGTCAATATAAAATCCCTACATTTCGTGAATGGAATTACGTTGTTATACGCTAGctaaaaaacccaaacaaagaCCTGTTTCACGgttaatgttaaacattaacatatttGTGTGCTCCAAACCCACTTTAACCAGTGTGGGACGGTCTAAACCACCTACTTACATCACTACATTCATATGAAAAGTTGTAAATAGCTTGTACTAAACTTTTATAAACACTTACAGCGAGATTTATCCAGGAGCCGTTTGAATCTGACGCCATCTTTAGCGTCTGTACGTCATATCCGCATTCCCTCCGGATTGGCTGAAGAACTGGCCAATGGTGACCGCTATTTCGATATTTggaatttttattttagtatgCATTACAAATATGTGGAATAAAAACGTAGTTTAgtagataaaataataaaaataaacagaaaaaataatacacaaaaacaaatgcagaaaagcaaaacaaacaaaacaaaataaataaacaaaatacgCCAGAGGAGCgcaaaaaaaggtaaataaatacattaaaaacataaaaaggggGCACAATCTTTCAGTTTAATTGGCTTTTTTTGGTATTGTTCATGAAGAAATTCATCTTAAGTCTTAAATATAgcaccatttatttttttaacacattaaaGTATGTTTTACtttggcacatttacatttatcaaTCATGTAAAACTTGTGTAGAAAAATATTCTTTCTCATATATAGCATCGCCtctgacaaaacacaaacattacattttccaCTAAAAGTTCAAAATTACATGTAATATTTCCAAGATAAATCTACAAATATctcttcatatatatatatatatatatatatgtgtgtgtgtgtgtgtgtgtctctgtgtgtgtgtctctgtgtgtgtgtgtgtgtgtgtgtgtgtgtgtatgtgtgtgtgtgtgtgtgtgtgtgtgtgtgtttgtgtcactgtgtatgtgtctctgtgtgtgtgtgtgtgtgtgtgtgtgtgtgtgtatatgtgtgtgtctgtctgtgtttgtctcactgtgtgtgtctccttgtgtgtgtgtgtgtgtgtgtgtatatgtatgtgtgtgtctgtctgtgtttgtctccttgtgtgtgtgtgtgtgtgtgtgtgtgtgtgtatgtgtgtgtggctgtctgttgtgtctgcgtgtctctgtgtgtatgtgtttgtgtcactgtgtatgtgtctccctgtgtgtgtgtgtgtgtgtatatgtatgtgtttgtctctgtgtgtgtgtgtttgtgtcactgtgtgtgtctccttgtgtgtgcgtgtgtgtgtgtgtgtgtgtgtgtgtgtgtgtgtgtatatgtatgtgtgtgtctgtctgtgtttgtctctgtgtgtgtctgtttgtgtcactGTATGTgtctccttgtgtgtgtgtgtgtgtgtgtgtatgtgtttgtgtcactgtgtatgtgtctccctgtgtgtgtgtgtgtgtgtgtgtgtgtttgtgtcactgtgtatgtgtctccctgtgtgtgtgtgtgtgtgtgtgtatgtgtttgtatcactgtgtatgtgtctccctgtgtgtgtgtgtgtgtgtgtgtgtgtatgtatgtgtgtgtctgtctgtgtttgtctctgtgtgtgtgtgtttgtgtcactgtgtgtgtctccctgtgtgtgtgtgtgtgtgtgtgtgtgtgtgtgtgtgtgtgtatgtgtgtctctgtgtttgtatgtgtgtgtatatgtgtgtgtatatatatatatatatatatatatatatatatatatatatatatatatatcacatcaCTCCCCACCAGTTGGTGGCGGTAACGGACCAACTGTTTGCTAACCGCCAACAAAcatcaaaaaaagaagaaaacaacatgGCGGCGTCCATAGAACACGTTGAAGCCGCATCCACAGCGACAGATCCTCCAGAAATGGACAAACAAGAAGCTCCAGAAACAGCCAGAGACCCTGAAACCTCAGACTCGGAGCCGGCCGCTGAGGACCCAGACTCGGACCCGGATGAAGACTCGGAGGACGGGGACGGAGGCGAGCCGCCCGGGCCGGTGATCCGGGACACCCCGCAGGACATCCGCCTGGAGGCTATCGCCAACACGGTGGCCCTGCACCCGAGCAGGGACGTGCTGGTGTGCGGGGACGTGGACGGGGACGTGTACGCGTACGCGTACTCGTGCACGGAGGGGGAGAACCGGGAGCTGTGGTCCTCCGGGCACCACATGAAGTCGTGCCGCCAGGTTCGCTTCTCCGCGGACGGGCTGAAGCTGTTCAGCGTCTCGCGGGACAAGGCTGTGCACATGCTGGACGCGGAGCGCGGGCAGCTCGTGACGAGGATCCGCGGGGCGCACGAGGCTCCCATCTACAGTCTGCTGCTGGTGGACGAGAACATCCTGGCGACCGGGGACGACGCGGGGACCGTCaaggtcgtgtgtgtgtgtgtgtgtgtgtgtgtgtgtgtgtgtatatatgtgtgtgtgtgtatatgtgtgtgtgtgtgtgtgtctatatatatatatatatgtgtgtgtctatatatatatgtgtttctatatatatatatatatatgtatgtgtgtgtctatatatatatgtgtgtctatatatatatatatgtgtctatatgtgtgtgtgtctgtctatatgtgtgtgtgtgtgtctatatgtgtgtgtgtctatttttgtgtgtgtgtgtgtctgtctatatatatgtgtgtatctatatatgtgtgtctctgtgtgtgtgtgtgtctatttttgtgtgtgtgtatatgtgtgtgtgtgtgtgtgtatgtgtgtatcaaGACACGATGCGAGTCCCCTAAACAACTACCAACTGCCCATAaaaaattacatatatatatatatttatttatttatttatatatatttcgcGAATTGCATCGGTCGGTAACTGGTTaaagaatgcagaaaatgaaatgctcaacatttcactttattatttctattttcttgtattttctgtatgtttgTGAGTGAGACTGTTCTTGTAACAAGGTTTTGTTTTCAGAAATCTACACTTCAGTAGCACTTAACATACGCCAAATACACCAAATACACCACATACGCCAAATAcaccaaatacaggaagctaATGTTGCGTGCGTGCCCTCTGCTgtaactttgttttgttgttcgtGAAGGTTTGGGATATGAGGAAGGGAACGTCCATCATGGATCTGAAACAACACGATGATTACATCAGTGGCATCGCTGTGGACCAAGCCAAGAGGATCCTCCTCACTTccaggtaataataataataataataataataataatatcactaAAATGCTAGACtgataattttagaaaaagaaaagaaaaataagaacacaaaatgacatatacacacacacacacacacacacacacacacacacacacacacacacacacacacacacacagtctcacacacacacacacacacacacacacacacacacacacacacacacacacacacacacacacacacacacacacacacacacacacacacacagagagacacacacacagacagtctcacacacacacacacacacacagtctcacgcacaaacacacacacacagtctcacgcacaaacacacacacacactctcacacacacacacacacacacacacacacacacacacacacacacacacacacagtctctcacacacacacacacacacacacacacacacacacttgacattaaagaacatcTTGTTTATAGTTAAGGTCatttggtcaaaattaaatgatttattaaaaatgtgatGGGAAAATGGTATTTTACATTAACTTTGAATGCATCACGAGGCTTAACagcttcaagtgaacgcaccattGACCcgtccgacaacggcagctgcagactgttggacgtcccgctgttggactCCTCTACGGTGAAACACAGCCACACtcttacaccgtttagctgccAGCGGCACTTAGAGCGTAACTCTCCAAAATGCAACCTTTCTGTGAATGtccccgagtcaaactttcgtttaaaagcatattttaggacggaaacgccacttttaagatggaccgtgtcttcgtttttgggtcaaatggccttctgaatgggagtgctagcggcgctacgatgctagcctcaaaatatctatttttaaaccactaagaaggctcgacacaacatgagactttgctccaagtatcaccagggactctacaccttaaccacagcactgacaacgtTGTTtatgtacccagagtttactaaaaaagggtttgaacaactcacgttagctgttgttgtttatgctagccgccattttcccagtcaaaaataggcgatctctgaatgtgaatgaacggactccacaggaggaaatgtcatcttATACGAGGCTccttttttcaactacaaggtcaatattgtgttccactaacgacaaaacaacaataatccgtgcatttatacggaactaagctttaggagctttccatctttactctcctccctcgactatttctgactggctcgatagacggcgaccggaagaacaacagctaacgtgagttgttcaaacccctctttttagtaaactctgggtacataaacaatgttgtcagtgctgtggttaaggtgtagagtccctggtgatacttggagcaaagtctcatgttgtgtcgagccttcttagtggtttataaatagatattttgaggctagcatcgtagcgccgctagcactcccattcagaagaccatttgacccaaaaacgaagacacggtccatcttaaaagtggcgtttccgtcctaaaatatgcttttaaacgaaagtttgactcggggaCATTCACAGAAAGGTTGCATTTTGGAGAGTTACGCTCTAAGTGCCGCTggcagctaaacggtgtaagaGTGTGGCTGTGTTTCACCGTAGAGGagtccaacagcgggacgtccaacagtctgcagctgccgttgtcggacgGGTCaatggtgcgttcacttgaagctGTTAAGCCTCGTGATGCATTCAAAGTTAATGTAAAATACCATTTTCCCATCTAgtgtcattacatttttaagaaatcatttaattttgaccaaatGACCTTAACTATAAACAAgatgttctttaatgtcaagtgtgtgtgtgtgtgtgtgtgtttctgcgtgtatatatgtgtgtgtgtgtgtgtgtgtgtgtgtgtgtgtgtgtttctgcgtgtatatgtgtgtgcgtatatgtacgtgcgtgtgtctgtctctgtgtgtgcgtatatgtacgtatgtgtgactgtgtgtctgtctctgtgtgtgcgtatatgtacgtatgtgtgactgtgtgtgtgtctctgtgtgtgcgtatatgtacgtatgtgtgactgtgtgtgtctctgtgtgtgcgtatatgtacgtatgtgtgactgtgtgactgtgtgtgtgtgtgtgtgtctgtcattttgtgctcttatttcattcacaaaaagaccctatgttgcattttggcgagagttatgctttaacCGTGTCTGATCTGATACAGCGGCGACGGCACGATGGGCGTCTTTAACATCAAGAGGCGGCGCTTCGAGCTGCTGTCGGAGTGCCAGAGCGGCGACCTGACCTCGGTGGCGCTGATGAAGCGCGGCAGGAAGGTGGTCTGCGGCTCCAGCGAGGGGACCATCTACATCTTCAACTGGAACGGCTTCGGGGCCACCAGCGACCGCTTCGCCATCAAGGCCGAGTCTGTGGAGTGCATCCTCCCCGTCTCCGACAACATCATGTGCACCGCCTCCAT from Sander vitreus isolate 19-12246 chromosome 19, sanVit1, whole genome shotgun sequence includes the following:
- the wdr55 gene encoding WD repeat-containing protein 55, encoding MAASIEHVEAASTATDPPEMDKQEAPETARDPETSDSEPAAEDPDSDPDEDSEDGDGGEPPGPVIRDTPQDIRLEAIANTVALHPSRDVLVCGDVDGDVYAYAYSCTEGENRELWSSGHHMKSCRQVRFSADGLKLFSVSRDKAVHMLDAERGQLVTRIRGAHEAPIYSLLLVDENILATGDDAGTVKVWDMRKGTSIMDLKQHDDYISGIAVDQAKRILLTSSGDGTMGVFNIKRRRFELLSECQSGDLTSVALMKRGRKVVCGSSEGTIYIFNWNGFGATSDRFAIKAESVECILPVSDNIMCTASMDGYIRAVNLLPNRVIGCIGQHVGEPIEELAKSWDTRFLASSAHDQLIKFWDISSLPNTTVNEYRKRKKKDGRMKSLTKKAHGDNDFFSGLVEETEKKEEEEEEEEEEGDDSDSGSD